Proteins from a genomic interval of Symmachiella macrocystis:
- a CDS encoding beta-ketoacyl-[acyl-carrier-protein] synthase family protein has translation MMAETSPRVVITGVGVVSPVGIGNDAFWRNLSSGRSGIDFIEAFVRSDLPCKFAAEVQDFDATGYLRQRKMLKVMSRDIQLGVSSANLAMEDAGLSRGDVDPDRLGVEFGAGRISSTPQELAQAASDCADAQEAFEYTRWGEGSMGKIAPLWLLKQLPNMPACHVSIEFDARGPNNTITSRDASALLALAEATRTIQRGAADAMIVGACSSNVDPVDIARMNLMDSLSHNGEDPKRACRPFDMNRDGSIVGEGAATFVVELYEHAVARGADIYAEVIGLGAGCDGTGYANGAGGTGLVRAIQKALQQAQLRPDELGHINAHGKSTQRDDLVEARAYHRSMGTAAERVPVTAMKSYFGNFDAGSGAVELAGTVLALRHQQIPMTLNYETPDPNCRLNVIHGSPMRSRSSAAMTVNRTDVGQCAAAVLRAV, from the coding sequence ATGATGGCTGAAACTAGCCCCCGTGTAGTAATCACGGGCGTGGGTGTTGTTTCACCGGTCGGTATCGGAAACGATGCGTTCTGGCGCAATCTCTCTTCTGGTCGATCGGGTATCGATTTCATCGAAGCCTTTGTACGTTCCGATTTGCCGTGCAAATTCGCCGCCGAAGTCCAAGACTTCGACGCAACGGGCTATTTGCGGCAACGGAAAATGCTCAAGGTGATGTCCCGCGATATTCAGCTGGGCGTCTCCTCAGCCAATCTGGCGATGGAAGATGCCGGACTCAGCCGCGGCGATGTCGACCCCGACCGTTTGGGTGTCGAATTCGGCGCAGGCCGTATCTCCTCCACACCCCAAGAATTGGCCCAAGCTGCCAGCGACTGCGCCGACGCGCAGGAAGCCTTTGAATACACGCGGTGGGGCGAAGGCAGCATGGGCAAGATTGCCCCGTTGTGGCTGCTCAAACAACTGCCGAACATGCCTGCTTGTCACGTCTCGATCGAGTTCGACGCACGCGGCCCCAACAATACAATCACCAGCCGCGATGCCTCGGCACTACTGGCATTGGCCGAAGCGACACGCACGATTCAACGGGGCGCCGCTGACGCCATGATCGTCGGAGCGTGCAGCTCCAACGTCGATCCGGTCGATATTGCCCGGATGAATTTGATGGACAGTTTGTCGCACAACGGCGAAGATCCTAAGCGAGCCTGCCGGCCGTTCGATATGAATCGTGACGGCAGCATTGTGGGCGAGGGAGCCGCAACTTTTGTTGTCGAGCTCTACGAGCACGCCGTCGCTCGCGGTGCCGATATTTACGCTGAAGTCATTGGCCTGGGCGCCGGTTGCGACGGTACCGGCTATGCCAACGGAGCCGGCGGAACGGGACTGGTGCGAGCCATCCAAAAAGCACTGCAACAGGCGCAGTTGCGACCCGATGAATTGGGCCACATCAACGCCCATGGTAAGAGCACGCAGCGGGACGACTTAGTCGAAGCACGAGCCTATCACCGTTCGATGGGGACCGCTGCCGAACGGGTTCCGGTGACAGCGATGAAGAGCTATTTCGGCAATTTCGATGCCGGTTCGGGAGCCGTTGAATTGGCGGGTACCGTGCTGGCCTTGCGACATCAGCAAATCCCGATGACGCTCAACTACGAAACGCCCGATCCGAATTGCCGCCTCAACGTGATTCACGGCAGCCCGATGCGATCCCGCAGTTCAGCTGCGATGACCGTCAACCGCACCGACGTCGGCCAATGCGCCGCCGCCGTACTGCGTGCCGTCTAA
- the mutM gene encoding bifunctional DNA-formamidopyrimidine glycosylase/DNA-(apurinic or apyrimidinic site) lyase: MPELPEVETMVRGIRPSVEGRVISAMKKCRCPCKPITMNPTWPRIVKRVVGQRVVEVTRIAKRAVFQLSSGDAIVIEPRMTGLLLLNDPPDRGHLRVRWDFEHPAGDSSLWFWDRRGLGTLSLYSAAELSQRLAPPHLGVDALKITPRQWKVVCGKTKRAIKVALLDQKFVAGIGNLYASEILHRAGIHPQQPADELTQPQIQRMANATRTVLRTAIEHEGSTLSDGTYRNALNQNGSYQNSHRVYQRAEEFCPNCRETPVQRIVQGQRSTFFCPACQPLR; the protein is encoded by the coding sequence ATGCCGGAACTGCCGGAAGTAGAAACCATGGTGCGAGGGATTCGCCCCAGCGTCGAAGGACGTGTGATTTCAGCGATGAAAAAGTGTCGCTGCCCTTGCAAGCCGATCACGATGAACCCCACTTGGCCGCGGATCGTCAAACGGGTCGTGGGGCAGCGGGTGGTCGAAGTGACCCGCATCGCCAAACGCGCTGTGTTCCAATTGTCCAGCGGCGATGCCATTGTGATTGAGCCGCGGATGACCGGGCTGTTGTTGCTCAACGATCCTCCCGACCGTGGACACTTGCGCGTGCGTTGGGATTTTGAGCATCCTGCGGGTGACTCGTCACTCTGGTTTTGGGACCGGCGCGGCTTAGGGACGCTCTCGTTGTATTCAGCTGCGGAATTGTCCCAGCGGCTAGCCCCGCCACATTTGGGCGTCGACGCGCTGAAGATCACGCCGCGGCAATGGAAAGTCGTCTGTGGAAAGACCAAACGGGCGATCAAAGTCGCTTTGCTGGACCAGAAATTCGTTGCCGGGATCGGCAATTTGTACGCCAGCGAGATATTACACCGCGCAGGCATCCATCCCCAGCAGCCGGCCGATGAACTCACGCAGCCACAAATCCAGCGTATGGCGAATGCCACACGAACAGTGCTCCGCACAGCGATTGAGCATGAGGGTTCGACGCTCTCGGACGGCACCTACCGTAATGCACTCAATCAAAACGGTTCGTATCAAAACTCGCATCGGGTCTACCAGCGTGCGGAAGAATTCTGCCCCAATTGCCGCGAAACGCCGGTGCAGCGGATCGTGCAGGGACAGCGTTCCACGTTCTTCTGCCCCGCATGCCAACCACTCCGTTAA